A genomic region of Desulfosarcina ovata subsp. ovata contains the following coding sequences:
- a CDS encoding DUF2284 domain-containing protein, with amino-acid sequence MGVNDSLKCPGLDRPPTVIPDKRHCPQCGEIVEIWSDQVKLRCAKCGMVVYNPDPLIAIPDPKTDESNQVALKSRLDELIDLAIHLGGSAATVVDARDILVEDYLANLCREAKCPNYGLSPTCPPHVEGPQWLRRYIKKTPFALVLEIEGSEGNMYSDRRREIGQLLHFIVGQLEITAREKGFLKARGFAGGSCKNLFCYDHAYCRVLSGNGTCRNPGFSRPSVSGYGINMNHLLKITGWAQRNSNAVHLTSSKYGIVFLG; translated from the coding sequence ATGGGCGTTAACGATTCATTAAAATGTCCCGGCCTGGATCGACCACCAACAGTAATTCCCGATAAGCGGCATTGTCCTCAATGCGGTGAAATTGTTGAGATCTGGTCGGATCAAGTGAAACTGCGTTGCGCAAAGTGCGGCATGGTCGTCTACAATCCCGATCCTTTGATTGCGATACCGGATCCAAAAACGGATGAGTCGAATCAGGTTGCATTAAAAAGCCGCTTGGATGAACTCATCGATTTGGCCATACACCTGGGGGGTAGTGCGGCAACGGTTGTCGATGCCCGAGACATTCTGGTTGAAGACTATTTGGCGAATCTCTGCCGTGAAGCCAAATGCCCAAACTACGGGCTCTCTCCGACATGTCCGCCGCATGTGGAAGGGCCGCAATGGTTGCGAAGGTATATCAAAAAAACACCCTTTGCGCTTGTTCTTGAAATCGAGGGTTCTGAGGGGAATATGTATTCCGACCGCCGCAGGGAAATCGGCCAGCTTCTCCATTTCATTGTCGGTCAGCTGGAAATTACGGCAAGGGAAAAGGGCTTTCTCAAGGCCAGGGGCTTTGCGGGCGGCTCATGTAAGAATCTTTTCTGTTACGACCACGCCTATTGCCGGGTTTTGAGTGGAAACGGCACCTGTCGAAATCCGGGATTCTCTCGCCCCTCCGTCTCGGGCTATGGCATCAACATGAATCATCTCTTGAAAATTACCGGGTGGGCGCAAAGGAATAGCAATGCCGTCCATCTCACAAGTTCAAAATACGGGATTGTTTTTTTGGGATAA
- a CDS encoding calcium/sodium antiporter, with protein MLIHYILLVVGFVLLYYGAEWLVKGSSNFARSLGVTPLVIGLTVVAFGTSAPELVVSLVASIQNKSMIAVGNVVGSNICNIALVLGLAAFLMPITSNQSVVRRDIPLMLAISLFLLLISWNSTISRFEGVILFSGVILYTIYNYMISKKESALLAEGCFSDAEAELEDIGFIESRTKQITLIIVGIAGVVIGAQVLIDSAVIVMRQFGVGEKFIGLTIVAFGTSLPELATSVVAALRKEMDISIGNLIGSNVFNILSVIGAASMVRPIPIPGGFFESGLIIDYCMMLGVSILTWVMMRKSFTVSRTGGFILLCSYIGYLAYLIPNA; from the coding sequence ATGCTAATTCATTATATCCTGTTAGTCGTCGGGTTCGTGTTGCTTTATTATGGTGCGGAATGGCTCGTTAAGGGATCCTCGAATTTTGCCCGGAGTCTGGGGGTTACCCCGCTTGTCATCGGATTGACCGTGGTTGCCTTTGGGACTTCCGCCCCGGAGTTGGTGGTAAGTTTGGTTGCCTCCATCCAGAACAAAAGCATGATCGCCGTGGGGAATGTCGTGGGAAGCAATATCTGCAATATCGCCCTTGTGCTTGGCCTGGCCGCATTCCTGATGCCGATCACAAGCAACCAATCCGTTGTACGGCGCGACATTCCGCTGATGCTCGCCATATCGCTATTCCTGCTATTGATCTCCTGGAATTCGACCATCAGCCGATTCGAGGGGGTTATCCTTTTTTCAGGCGTAATTCTTTATACAATATACAACTATATGATATCAAAGAAAGAGAGTGCCCTCCTTGCCGAAGGATGCTTTTCAGACGCGGAAGCGGAACTGGAAGACATCGGATTTATCGAGTCAAGGACCAAGCAGATTACTCTGATCATTGTCGGAATTGCCGGCGTGGTCATCGGCGCCCAGGTACTCATCGATTCGGCGGTGATTGTCATGCGGCAATTCGGCGTCGGTGAAAAATTCATCGGGCTGACGATCGTGGCATTCGGCACCTCGTTGCCGGAATTGGCCACATCCGTTGTTGCGGCATTGAGAAAAGAGATGGACATCAGTATCGGGAACCTGATCGGAAGTAATGTCTTCAACATCCTGAGCGTCATCGGAGCGGCATCCATGGTGCGTCCGATCCCGATTCCCGGTGGATTTTTCGAAAGCGGCCTGATCATCGACTATTGCATGATGCTCGGCGTATCGATTCTGACGTGGGTGATGATGCGGAAAAGCTTCACGGTTTCCAGAACAGGCGGGTTTATCCTTTTATGCTCCTATATCGGATATCTTGCTTATCTGATTCCCAACGCATAA